In the Candidatus Baltobacteraceae bacterium genome, GCGGCAAACTTCGGTTCCCCGCCGTCGGGTCAGATCCCGATTCTATTCAACGATCATCACGTTTATTCGAAACCCGACACCCTCAAGCAGGGTCGCGTGCTCTCCGCGCTCGTGCGCGGCGGTACCATCCTGATCCCGCTTCGCTCGATGTTCGAGCAAATGGGCGCGACGGTTTCTTACGACCCCGGCAGCAAGACGGTCGACGTCACGAAGGCCGGAGCCGATGTCAAGGTCACGGTCGGCAAGCCCGAAGTCGTGATCAACGGCGAATCGCGCCCGCTCGACGTTCCCCCGGAAATCTACCAGGGTAACGTCGTCGTGCCGGTCCGCGTCATTTCGGAAGGCATGGGCGCGTACGTCCAATGGGTTCCGGATCGTAAACTCGTAGTCGTCCGTTACAACCCGGCCACGCCGCCGCCGCCGCCGACCCCGGCTCCGACCGAGGCTCCGACGACCGCGCCGACCCCGGCCCCGGTTGCAACCCCGTACATGGACAAGTTCATCGCCGGCGACTACATCATCTCGCCGAAGATCTACAACGAATTCAGCCCGGGCAACACCGGCAGCAACACGAACGGCGGCTTCTCGTATCGTCTCAAAGGCGCATACGAGTTCAACCTGTTCAACCTGCCCTGGATGCTCGAAGCCGACTATCGTCAGTTCAACTACCCGCATAACCAAGGCGTCGCGACGACCGCGGCCAACCAAGGTCAAGTTTGCGACGGCATCGGTGGCCACGCATCGGGCGGCGATCCGGGCTGCGTTACCGCCATCGGCGGCCAGTTCCAGACCTTCGTTCCGGCGTTCACCGTGCGCGACTACGACTTCGACGGCCGTCTCGGCCTGAAGGTCGCCGACCCGCGCATCTACATCGGCATCGGCTACATGGCGCGTTCGGGCAACTACGGTTACCCGCGTCTCCACTCGGTCGGTTTCGGTCTCGAGAAACTCCCCGACCTCAACCAACCCTTCTCGATCTACGGTAGTGCCTGGTACTACCCGAACGTCAAGGGTACGTGCGGAACGGATGTGTGCCCCGCAGGTCCGTATGACCTCGAGTACAACGTCCTGAAGTACGACATCGGCGGAACGTTCACGTTCGGCCCGAGCACGCCGGTCTACATCGACTTCGGCTTCCTCGGCGACCGTGGAAAGAACAAGTCGAATGCTCCGGTTGACTTCACCCACAACGGGCCCTACGTCGGGCTTGGAATCAAGTTCTAGTCTCCGCTTAGCGGTTCTAGAGCAAAAAGGACCCCGGCACTGCCGGGGTCCTTTTCTTTGTGTCATCCTGAGCTTGTCGAAGGACGGAGCTTGTCGAAGGACCGGTTATCGGGGGTGGTGCGTTGGGGTCGCTACGGGGCTAGGCACCGGCACCGGGGTCATAGCGCCGGTTGGGATTGGGACCGGGGAAGCGCTGGGGAGCGGGGTTGGCGCGCCCGAGGCTGCGGGCGACGGCGCGCCGCTGGGAGCGATGGTTGGGACCGGAGCCGGGGTCGGCGCAGCGACGCACGGCGGCGTCAGAATATCGATCTTCGGCTGACCCGGGGCGGTCGTCGGTGACGGGGTCGGAACCGGCGTCATCGTGGGCTCGGGAGTCGGCGTCGGTTTCGCGCCGGGAAGCGGGCTCGGTGCCGGCGTCGGGCACGGAACCGGTTCCGCGAAGTAATGCTCGGTAAAGCCGATGGCGAGATCTTTCTTTTCGAGCTTACCGAAATACGTTTTGCCGAAATTGTTGGTCAGGATGTGCATGTATTGCCACGCTTTATCCTGATACGTGCGAGTGTAGATCTTCTTATAGGTGCGAATCGCCAAGAAATACGAGCGCGCGAGTTCGGGATCGTGCGGGTATTTATTCGCCCACGCGTGCAGCGCTTCGTCGGCAAAGGCGACCTTAGAAATGACGTCGGGACTGACCGTGTAATCTCCGGCGCGAACGGTCTGGTCGTGGAACGTGTTGTTGATGCCGAGATAGCTCAGTTTTAAACGGCCGAAATATTCGTCGCCGGGTGCGGAAACTTTCAGCATGTCGAGCTGATGTTCGCGAAACTTCGAAATCGCGTTCGCTTTGGAAGCCGTCTTGTGCGACGACGTTTTGGGGGGAGTTTTAGACGGCGCGGTCGGCGCCGCCACGACCGTGCCGATGAGGCCGGCGGCGAGCGCCGCAGCCGATGCGGACATGAACCTACGTTTCAACGACTACCCTTTCAACGAGAAGAGCGCTTTATAGCCTAACGTTCTTCAAGGCCGGCGCGTTCGCTTACTTCAAATGCGACGCCGATAAAGCGCTTGGTTGCGCGATTTCGCCGAGGCTTCGTCGGGAAATGCGGTTGCGGAATAGCGATCGATCAGCCACGCTAGAATCGCGCACATTCCGTTGCTCATAGATAAGAAAGCTTACGGCGCTATCGCCGGATGCGCGCGTTGACGTGCGAATCGGCGATCGCCACCTCAACGCGCTCGGCGGCGATGAGCGCGCGGCGGCTCTTATACCGGTACGAAAGCCACGACATGCAGCGATGCATGCGCCCCATCGAAGCCGGCGTCTGCAGCCGCGCATAGATGTGGACGAGTCTCGCGACGTCGCGCGCGAGCCACGGATCGGCGGGATACTTGTGCTCCCAATCGTGGATCGCATCTTCGGTGAGCAACGTATCGTGGAGAATCGAATCGGCCGGCCGCGCGCGCCGGTCTTCATTGTTGCTCACGTCGCGCAAGCGATTGCCGATCTCGAGAATACTCATTTTCATATGCCCGAAATATTCGTCCGCGGGAGCGACGCGATATCGCGCGCCCGCCGCCGCGTAACAGGAAGCGAGCGTGATGCTCGAAAGAACAGCGATAAGCATGAGCCGTCGTACGATCACCGTAGCCTCCATCCAACTCGCAGCGCACGAGCGCAGCGCGTTTGCACAAATCTGGCCGGACGTCGTAGCTCGCGTTCGCGAAGCTGCGAGATCCGGCGCTCGACTCGTCGTCCTGCCCGAGGGGACCGCCCCGGCGTACGTACTGGGCCATCGCCCGTACGACGGAGAAGCGACCCAGCGGGCCCTTGCCGACAGTATAACAGTCGCACGCGAGATGCGTACTATAGTTGTTTTCGGCGGCGCGCGAAAAAATGGAAGCTGCTTGCTTAATAGTGCGTTCGTAATCGATAGCGACGGCTCGCTCGCCGGGCATGCGGACAAGCAATTCTTGTGGCACTTCGACCGCCAATGGTTCGAGGCGGGTACTTCGCTCGCGCCGATCGCGACTTCGATCGGGGCGATCGGCGCACTGGTCTGTGCCGACGGCCGCATCCCCACGCTCGCGCGCACCTTGGTCGACCGCGGCGCCCAAGTGCTGGTCATGCCGACCGCCTGGGTAACCAGCGGACGCGACCCCTCGCTGTTCGAAAACGCGCAGGCGGATCTGCTGGCTCGTGTCCGAGCGCGCGAAAACGCCGTTCCCTTCGTCGCATCCAATAAAGTCGGAGTCGAGCTTGGGTGCGTCGCCTATTGCGGTAAGAGTCAGATCGTCGACGCCGGCGGCGAGGTTCTCGCGATGGCTTCGCAGGATCGCGCCGAGACGATCTTCGCGGAGATCGAACTCGCCGATCCGCATCCGCCCCGCCCGAGCTACCGGTTCGGCGACGCTTCGCGAACGCCGGATTCGGCGCGGCGAATCGCCATCACGCTCGCGCGGTTCGACGCGGCCGGATTAGACGAACGGCTGCGCATTCTTGAGGCCGCGTTCGTCCTCGCTCCCGGCGGCATGCATCGGCCGGCCGCGACGGCGGCCGACCCGGCCGTCGCGTACGTTGGCGACTCGCAGATGCTCGATCCGGCGGGTCTGGTACCCGCGCGCTCCGACGGCGCCGCGCTCGCGGTGTGGGAGACCCCCTCGACCGATGCGTTCTGGACGCTCACGTTTGCCCGCACTCGCGCGATGGAGTTGCGGATGTACGTCGTCGTTCTAGCCGCCGCGCAGGCACGCGCCTTTGCCGTCGATCCCGATGGAAGCGTCGTTGCGGGCACGTTTCCCGGATACGACCTGGCCAGCTTCGCCTTCGATCCCGCGCGCGTGCAGAATACGTTCGTCGCGCCGAATACCGACGTGCTCGATGGTCTCGCGCGTGCCGCGCGCGGCTAACACACTCACGAGGGGGCTCCCGCTCTTTCTCGCCGCGACGCTTCTGGGTCTCGCGTTGCTCGGCACCGTGCCGCACCGGCCGGCGGAGCGTGTGGGCTCGGTCGCGCTCGCGGTCCCGCGCGGGCCCTATCTGCCCGGCAGCCGCGTTCGGGTCGCCATCACCGGCCTGTTCGCCCCCTATCGCGTGAGCCTCTTAGGTCCGGGCAGCCTCGACGGCCTCGTCTATACCGTGCCGAACGTGACGGCTCCAACCACGGCCACGCTGATCGCGGGAGCCCCGGGCGCGGCCGCAATCGCCGAATTGCGGCTCGTGCCCGCCCCGCCGCTTTCGCAAGGACTCATCGCCGTCGCATCCTACGACGCCGGCATCGTCTTGCACGATTCGCACACGTTCGCGATCGTCGGCTACGTTCCGATCGGCGGAGCGCCGGGAGACGTGGCCTTCGGCCGCGACGGCACGATCGCGGCCCCGGATACCGACGGCGATTCTCTCGCGCTGGCCCGGCGTTCGCCGTGGCGGATCGAGGCGTTCCCGGGCGTAGCGCTCGGCAACGAGATCGCGAGCGATCCGGCCAGCGGCGCGTTCTTTGTGAGCGATCGCGACATTGCCGGGTACGGCGGCCTCACGCGCGTGAGCGCCGGCGGAGCCGTGACGCGGGTGCGCACCGGCATTACCTCCGAAGGGCTGGCCGTCGACGCGCGACGCCGCGTCGTCTACGTCGGCAACGTCAACGATGCGAGCGTCACCGCGGTCGACGCCGATACGATGACGGTGCGGCGGCGCATCGCATCGGTACCGCGGACGTTCGGCATCGCGCTCGACGAGCGCCGCCGCCGTCTCTACGTGGTTTCCAATACGAGCGCTTCGATGCACGGCGGCGGCGGATTCGTCGCCGCGATCGATCTGAGCGGCAAGCGGGAGCGCATCGCGGCGCGCAGCGCGCGGCTCGCCTTCCCGCTGGGCGTCGCCTACGATGCCGCAGGCGATCGAGTCTTCGTCACCGACGAAGAAGCAAACGTCGTGTACGTGCTCGACGCGCGAACGCTGCGCCCGCTGCGCGCCCCGCTGCGCACCTGCGATACGCCGTGGCGCCCGCACATCGATCGCGCCACGCACCGCTTGTTCGTTCCGTGCACGCGGGCGAACGCCGTCGACGTCTTCGATCTTCGATCCCTGCGGCGCGTAGCGCACGCTCCCTTCGCGACCGGCGGATTTCCGCTCGGCATCGCAACCTGGAAATAGATCCTCGGTCGCGAACGTATCGTTGACATGATCACAACGGCGACGCGATCGCTTCTTCTCGCTCTGCTGCTGCTCGCGCCGATTACCGCCTTGGCGGGCGCGTTGCCGGCGACCATCGATCCGCCCCAACCGTTTCCGTCGATCGTGACCGACGCTCCGACGATCTCGTTCGTTGCGCCGGGCGTAAGTTACGGCGACTACGAGGTGTGGACGCTCGAGGGTCCGCTCTCCATTCACGTGCTCGCCGTAAACTTGCACGATCCAAGCGTTCGTCTCGATACGGCGCTCGCATCGGATCGTTTGAATTCAAACGGCGAGACCGTCTCGGCGATGGCAGCGCGGACCGGCGCCGTCGCCGGCGTCAACGGCGATTACTTCGATATCAATAACACCAACGCGCCCTTGAATATTTTGGTCGAGGGCGGGCGGTTGCTTAAGACGCCGATGCATCGCTACGCGTTTGGACTAACGCGCGATAAACAGCCCGAATTTCTCGAGTTCGGCTTCGGCGGAAACGTACAGTTCGCGAGCGGAACGACCGTCGACCTCAACGGCGTCAACGATTGGCCGCCGCCAAGCGGCGGCACGTCGCTGTTGACGCCGGAGTTCGGCGACGTGCCGCCGGAGCAAAATCTCACGCTCGTACGATTGCAGCCGACGAGCGGCTCGCCGCCGTTTTCGAGCTACCGCATTGCCGGCATCGCCGACAACACGACGCGGCAGCCCGCGGGCTACTATTTGGGTATCGGCGTCAACGCCTACGGGAACGCCGGAGCGATCGATCCCGGCGGCACGATCGCGGTTACGGCCAACGCAACGCCCCCGCTTGCCGATCTGCTCGCCGCCGTCGGCGGCGGCCCGCTCCTCGTGCGCGACGGCGCGCCTTACGACGACCCCGACGGACCCTCCGGCGGCGAATTCAACACGCGCATTCCAAGCTCCGGGCTCGCGCTCACGCGCGATGGAACGCTGCTGATGCTCGTGGTCGACGGCCGCCAGCCGACGCTCTCTATCGGCCTCTCGCGCGCGCAATTCGCATCGTTGATGCTCGGCTTCGGCGCGGTAACGGGGATGGCGCTCGACGGCGGCGGAAGCTCGACGATGGTTGCGCGCGCGCTCGGCGATTCGCGCGCGATCGTGCAGAACTCCCCTTCCGACGGAAGCGAACGCCGCATCGGCGATGCGCTGTTGGTTTACAGCGACGCGCCGCAAGGGCCGCCCGCGCGTCTTGCCGTCGCACCGCAGTTCGTGCGAGTCTTCGCCGGCGCCCAGATCGATCTGCGCGATACGACGACCGATGCCGCCGGCCATCCGCTCCCGCCGGTGGGAACCTTAGAGATCCGCGCGATCCCAGCCGACCTGGGCAAAATCGTCGGGCAGCGATTCATCGCCGGCACGCAAGCTCGCACGGGCATCCTGCACGTGACGCGCGGCTCGCTCCGAACCGACGTGCCCGTGCACGTCGTCGACGCCGCGGCACGCATCGAGTTGATTCCCAAAGATCCCAACGTTTCGCCGGGCGAGCGCGTTCGTCTGGCCGCACGTGCCTACGACGCGCAAGGATATCCGCTCGAGCTGCCGGCGCATCTGCAGTGGAGCGCGAGTTCGGGACGCGTCGATTCGGATGGCTCCTTCGTCGCCGGCGCGCGCGACGCGACGGTGAGCGTGCGCGTCGCCGATTCGGTCGCATCCGAGCGCGTGACGGTGGGCCAGCACGACGCGCCGCTCCAGCTCGGCGGGCTGGTGCATTTCGCGACGATTCCGCGCAACGGACCCGGGTCGCTCGATTTCGGCACGCCGTGCGCGGCCTGCGTGACGCTGCACTACGATTTCACCGGAACCGAACGCGCGGCGTATCTCGAAGGCAGCGTGCCGCTTCCGAAACAATCGTTGGGCCTTGCGTTCGACGTCGACGGCGACGGCAACGGTGAAGTCCTGCGCGTGGCACTGCTCAACGCGATCAACGAACGC is a window encoding:
- a CDS encoding carbon-nitrogen hydrolase family protein, with protein sequence MSRRTITVASIQLAAHERSAFAQIWPDVVARVREAARSGARLVVLPEGTAPAYVLGHRPYDGEATQRALADSITVAREMRTIVVFGGARKNGSCLLNSAFVIDSDGSLAGHADKQFLWHFDRQWFEAGTSLAPIATSIGAIGALVCADGRIPTLARTLVDRGAQVLVMPTAWVTSGRDPSLFENAQADLLARVRARENAVPFVASNKVGVELGCVAYCGKSQIVDAGGEVLAMASQDRAETIFAEIELADPHPPRPSYRFGDASRTPDSARRIAITLARFDAAGLDERLRILEAAFVLAPGGMHRPAATAADPAVAYVGDSQMLDPAGLVPARSDGAALAVWETPSTDAFWTLTFARTRAMELRMYVVVLAAAQARAFAVDPDGSVVAGTFPGYDLASFAFDPARVQNTFVAPNTDVLDGLARAARG
- a CDS encoding YncE family protein, which gives rise to MPRAANTLTRGLPLFLAATLLGLALLGTVPHRPAERVGSVALAVPRGPYLPGSRVRVAITGLFAPYRVSLLGPGSLDGLVYTVPNVTAPTTATLIAGAPGAAAIAELRLVPAPPLSQGLIAVASYDAGIVLHDSHTFAIVGYVPIGGAPGDVAFGRDGTIAAPDTDGDSLALARRSPWRIEAFPGVALGNEIASDPASGAFFVSDRDIAGYGGLTRVSAGGAVTRVRTGITSEGLAVDARRRVVYVGNVNDASVTAVDADTMTVRRRIASVPRTFGIALDERRRRLYVVSNTSASMHGGGGFVAAIDLSGKRERIAARSARLAFPLGVAYDAAGDRVFVTDEEANVVYVLDARTLRPLRAPLRTCDTPWRPHIDRATHRLFVPCTRANAVDVFDLRSLRRVAHAPFATGGFPLGIATWK
- a CDS encoding phosphodiester glycosidase family protein, coding for MITTATRSLLLALLLLAPITALAGALPATIDPPQPFPSIVTDAPTISFVAPGVSYGDYEVWTLEGPLSIHVLAVNLHDPSVRLDTALASDRLNSNGETVSAMAARTGAVAGVNGDYFDINNTNAPLNILVEGGRLLKTPMHRYAFGLTRDKQPEFLEFGFGGNVQFASGTTVDLNGVNDWPPPSGGTSLLTPEFGDVPPEQNLTLVRLQPTSGSPPFSSYRIAGIADNTTRQPAGYYLGIGVNAYGNAGAIDPGGTIAVTANATPPLADLLAAVGGGPLLVRDGAPYDDPDGPSGGEFNTRIPSSGLALTRDGTLLMLVVDGRQPTLSIGLSRAQFASLMLGFGAVTGMALDGGGSSTMVARALGDSRAIVQNSPSDGSERRIGDALLVYSDAPQGPPARLAVAPQFVRVFAGAQIDLRDTTTDAAGHPLPPVGTLEIRAIPADLGKIVGQRFIAGTQARTGILHVTRGSLRTDVPVHVVDAAARIELIPKDPNVSPGERVRLAARAYDAQGYPLELPAHLQWSASSGRVDSDGSFVAGARDATVSVRVADSVASERVTVGQHDAPLQLGGLVHFATIPRNGPGSLDFGTPCAACVTLHYDFTGTERAAYLEGSVPLPKQSLGLAFDVDGDGNGEVLRVALLNAINERVALTAGKITWNGWRHVVVKLPASLAQPVRLAQIYVVNALGGPPVSAAGAISLRDVRTILAGSGDSSRQ
- a CDS encoding copper amine oxidase N-terminal domain-containing protein; its protein translation is MKRLSTGVLAVLFAAGLGLNAVAAPSNPASQGNLGPNAIAQASSSTTAMPAANFGSPPSGQIPILFNDHHVYSKPDTLKQGRVLSALVRGGTILIPLRSMFEQMGATVSYDPGSKTVDVTKAGADVKVTVGKPEVVINGESRPLDVPPEIYQGNVVVPVRVISEGMGAYVQWVPDRKLVVVRYNPATPPPPPTPAPTEAPTTAPTPAPVATPYMDKFIAGDYIISPKIYNEFSPGNTGSNTNGGFSYRLKGAYEFNLFNLPWMLEADYRQFNYPHNQGVATTAANQGQVCDGIGGHASGGDPGCVTAIGGQFQTFVPAFTVRDYDFDGRLGLKVADPRIYIGIGYMARSGNYGYPRLHSVGFGLEKLPDLNQPFSIYGSAWYYPNVKGTCGTDVCPAGPYDLEYNVLKYDIGGTFTFGPSTPVYIDFGFLGDRGKNKSNAPVDFTHNGPYVGLGIKF